The region CAGCCAATTGACCTAACACCATGGGAAGATCTTTAGGCATGATGCCCCAACTTAAGCGACTATAGGCTGGTGGTTTCCAAAAATAATATTCTTCCACCATATTCTGACTGTCTGTTACGCAAATATGTTCGCCATTATGTACCAAATCAGTGATGGATTCAACTTTATGAGGAAGTGACACTCGATAGTTTTCAAACAATAACTGACTTTCTGCCACTTCGATGTCTGACAATTCCTCAACTGATAAAAATTCAGCGTGTAAAAAAGAGGGGGATATGCCACTCAATACGCCAAATAAAAGGAGTCCTAAGAGCTCTAGTGGGATCTTACCAAGGACGACTTCCCCTGCCTCATCTAATACTGCATAATAGGTCGGCTCGTCTTCGTGACTTAACCGCGTATCATTCGTTTCTAGCATAATAGCCTCGCCAACTTGATTGGTTAAGGTCATGATATTGTCTTTTTCTTGGCACTCAAGTTGATTGATTACCCCTTGAGAACCTTCGCTTGACTCGTTTAAGTTGGCTAACTCCTGTAAAAGTAAGTTTGTCTCTAAGACCTGCCAACTAGCCAGTCGCTGTTGGCGGTAGATTACTACTTGATACCCTAACTCAGAAAGACTCGCCACTAGAGAAAATACGCCATCTAAATAAGGCGTTTCAAACATCATTGGCACTAACTCCTTGGTCAAAATTGTTGGCAATAACCGCTCGAACTCCCCTTTTAATAAATCATCGGCAAATAATTGACCATATTGGTCATATAACTGAAATCGCTCTTGTTGATAATCCAAATTGGCAATCGGTTTAGAAAAAAGGGTCTGTCCTAGTTCTAATCTTATCGGACTTGGCAAACTACTGCTATAAGTTAAATAGTTAATTGCAAGCTCCTGTTCTTTCAAAAAGGAACCTAAGGCTATTTGAATCATTGTCATCTTATCACTCACTTTCACTTGATTATGATTCTAATCACACTTCTACTAAACTAATTGCGCCTAACAAAAATATTGGTATTTTTTAGTTGTTAAAGTCAAATATATATATATATCAGACTCACCTAACTGTTAACACTCCTAGTAAGCGATAGCAGTCAGCTTCTGTCAATTGTTGCGCTAATACTTCACCTTGTTGATTTTTTACACAAAAAATTAATTCGTCTTTTGGCTCTATCGCTGGTGCTAATACAACACTTAATTTTTCTAAATCGTGTAAGACACCTTCAACCGAGGTGATATTCCAACGCTTACAAATTCTTTGCCATTGTGTCTCAATCTGATACCCCTTAACCAAAGCCTGTTCGACAAGATACGAGCATCTCTCCCACTCAACTTGTCTCTCTTTTTCATAAGTACCATACTCACCATCTTTATATTGATTATGATATAAAAAAGCTTCCATGGAACAATAATAGTGTTTCTCACAATTCGCCCAATCATCATCCAAAAGTAAATAGAGATCCGTCAGTTTTTCAGTCCCTAAGTCGGAAGACTGCTCATCAAAATCTGTGACCTGAGTCATCTCACCTAGATCCATTTGACTAACCGGAACATAGCTGATTGAACGCTCAGCTATCGACAAGGTTGGCATCTCATTTTGGTAGCGAATCAGCGCCCCTAATAAATCTGCTTCAACAACATAAGGACTAACCACCTTGTCATCACTATCAAGTATTTGATACAATGCTTCTCCATAATTTGAAGTAAAAGGGGCATATCGAAAAAGGTGAGAGGTAATATCTGAAAAATAAGCCTCTCCTACTAATTCATTTTTATCCGTTACAACAGCTTCATATTTGCCGTCACTTTGCTGATACTCTTGCTCAGATATTTCCTCTGGAAAAGGATTGCCCTGACGATCTACCATTACATTAAAGGTTTGATTAACTAAAGGTTGGTTATCAGAAATCAGTGACTCAAGTCGTTCTCGATTCACCTCACAGCCAAATGTGTCACCTAGGCCTTCCAGTCGATATTTTCTAATCTTAACGCCTAACTTGGCAGCCAAGATTAATAATACTTGACGATACTCAACTTGGCTTGGAAAACAGTTATTATAAGTTGTCTGTAAAAAAAAGGCACGTGCTGTTCCTTCTAATTTATTAGCTTTTGCAACATCATATTCCCTAAAAAAATGTTTAAATTCTGCAAGTGTAGGAAACGTCAGGTGAGGAAATGGCTTATTTTCTATGTCAACCAACTCCACAGGGCCCTGAAAACAAACCACATCACCTTGTAAACCTAATTTTTTTTGTACCAGTATTTCCTGGCTACTTGTTATATGATGAAAAGAGGTGACCTCACGTTGGTCATAATAAATCGTATAATCTTGATAACTACTCTTTAATTGATCCTGCATCATCCACTACATCCCCTTTGAATTTAGCATATGTCTAACTGATTGATCTAATCATACCACATACAAGCGTCATAATATGACGCAAAAAAGCCTTACATAAAATAGTAAGGCTTTTTTACTAACAGATATTAAAGAGAGTGATAGGCTTCTGTCACTTTATCAACTGTAAAACCAAATAATGACAGTAACTCATCAGCTGGTGCACTTTCACCATATCTCTCAATACTCAGAGATATTCCGGTTGTTCCAACATATTCAGACCAACCAAATCTAGTGCCCATTTCTATACTGACACGTTTCGTTAAGTGTTTAGGCAAGATACTTTCTTGGTAGTCTTTAGATTGTTTTTCAAATAGCTCCCAAGAAGGCATTGAAACTACTTTTACTTGAATACCTTGTTTTGCCAATTCTTGTTGTGCTTCAATTGCTAAATTAACCTCAGAACCCGATGCTAACAACAACCCTTCTGCTTCTGAATCAGATACAATATAAGCACCTTTAGAAACACCTGTTGTAATATATTCTTGTGAATTTTTTAAAACGGCTAAATTTTGACGCGTCACAATTAAAGCTGTTGGTGTCTCTTTACTCTCCAATGCTACTTGCCAGGCTGCTTGCATTTCTTTAGCATCAGCAGGTCTAATAACATTAACATTTGGCATAGAACGTAACCCCGCTAGTTGCTCAATCGGTTCATGCGTGGGGCCATCTTCCCCGACTGCAATCGAATCATGAGAAAAAATGTATATAACAGGTAACTTCATTAGTGCCGCCATCCTAATAGCTGGTTTTAAATAATCTGAAAATACTAAGAAAGTCGAGATATACGGACGAACACCACCATGTAAATACATCCCATTAGCGATAGCACCCATAGCAAACTCTCTAACACCAAACCAAATATTTTTATTTCCATATTTTCCTGGCATAAAATCTCCACCATTTTTTTGATAGGTTAAATTAGAACAGAATAAATCTGCTGACCCACCTACTAAAGAAGGAACTTGACTGGCAATGTCATTCAATAACTTAGATGATGAGACTCTAGTTGCTTCGTTAGTATCTTCAGCTATCGGGCTAAAATTTAAAAGGCTTGGTTCATAATCAAAATTCACGGCCTTTTCTAATCTTTCATAGTCAGCCGGGTACTCTTCTTTATAATCATTTAAGAGCGATAACCACTTATTATATTCTTGATCGCCTTTAGCACCAATTTTTAATGTATGTTTTTTCACCTCATCTGGAATAAAAAAGCTTTCTTCAATAGGCCAGCCATAACTTTCTTTAGTCAAGATACTTTCTTCTGCTCCTAGTGGCGAACCATGAGAAGAAGAAGTTCCTTGTTTATTTGGTGAGCCAAAACCTATTGTTGTCTTAACTTCAATAAGTGTTGGACGCTCTGTATCCGATTTAGCTTTTTTTAATGCTTCATTAATCTCTAATAAACCATTCCCATTCTCCACATGAATCACTTGCCAACCATAAGATTTATAGCGCTGAGAAACATTTTCAGAAAATGATTTATTCAACTCTCCATCAAGTGAGATGTCATTACTATCATACAACACAATTAACTTATCTAATTTCAAATGACCAGCCAAAGAAGAGGCTTCACCTGACACCCCCTCCATTAAATCGCCATCTCCACATATCGCATATGTATAATGATCGATCAACTTAAAGTTAGGTTTATTATAGGTGGCTCCCATATGGGCTTCTGCTATTGCAACTCCTACTGCTGAAGCAATTCCTTGACCTAAAGGGCCACTTGTTGCATCGACACCTTTGGTGTGACCAAATTCTGGATGGCCTGGAGTTTTACTTCCTAGTTGTCTAAAATTCTTCAACTCTGTCAGTGTCATTTCTGGATAACCATACAAATGTAGTAGCGTATACAGCATAGATGAACCATGCCCCGCTGCTAAAACAAAGCGATCACGATTTAACCATTCTGAATGATTAGGTGAAAATTTTAAAAAATCAGACCATAGAGTGTAAGCCATAGGTGCTGATCCTAAAGGCATACCTGGATGACCTGATTTTGATTTTTCAATAATATCTATACAAAGTGTTCTGATTGTATCTACTGTCAATTGGGAAATAGGCTTAGTCATGATAAAAATTCTCCTTTTATGTCACTATATTTATAACAAAAAGATAGAAACAAGAACTGTCTCTATCTTCAATTATCACTATTACACTTCACTATTAAATAAAGAAGTAAAAATTTCTTTTGTCGGGGCTTTTACAAGCTCCTCGACAAAAGATGGATCAGATAATTTAATAGCCAATTCTTGCAGTAGGATTAAATGATCGTTATCCTTTCCAGCAATCCCAATGATAATATAGGCTATATTATCATCATATTGGATGCCCTTTGGAAAATGCAATACTGAAATCCCTGATGAATTCACATACTTTTTAGCATCACTTAAGCCGTGAGGAATAGCAATACCATTACCGATATACGTGATGTCTGTCGCTTCCTTAGCTAACATTGATTCAATATAAGGTTCTTCAATTAGACCGTCTTTCAGTAAAACATCACCTGCTAAACGAATAGCCTCTTCTTTTTTTGTGCTTTCTAAACCAAACAAAATATTCTCCATATTTACTTGCATGAACTAACTTCCCCTTCCAATAGATCTGCTACTAGAATATCATATTCCGGGTCGTTTAAAAACGATTTCACTGTTCTGACGACTGCATTAGGTGCTGCTAAGACTGCTCTGTCATACAAATTTTCATGTGTTACAATTACTTTTACATCCTTTGGTACACTATCTACAGCAAAGTTTTCAACTTGAATGTCCAAACCTGCCTCTCTTACTTTCTTTTTAACAATACCACTTCCCATGGCACTCGAACCAATTCCGGCATCACAGGCAAAGACAATCAATTTTATATCTTCAACTTTATAACTATTCTTTATTACTGAATTAGATTGTCCTTTTTTTTCAACTGGTACACCTAACATCTCACCAATATCATCACTCAATGATACGTCTTCTTCTTCACCAGATGATTTATCAATTTTTAAGAAGAATGCAGCAATGAAGAAACTAGCCGCAATCCCTGCCAAAATCCCTAGTAAGACTGAAATAGCTCCTCCTTTTGGTAACATAATTATAAAAGAAATAATACTCCCTGGATGAGGATATCCTGCTAAACCAGCTTTTAAAAGTACCCAAACGATAATTTGAGCAATCCCGCCACCAATCACTGCTAAAAACATAACTGGTTTCATAAGGACGTATGGGAAATATACTTCATGAATCCCACCTACAAATTGAATTAATAACGCTGAAGGTGCAGATTTCTTACTATTTCCTTTACCAAAATATGAATACGCTAACAAAATACCAGCACCAGGAGCCGGACTAGAAACTAGCATATAAAAGAGTGTTTTGCCACCATGTTCCAATATTTCAGCTGCTCCTAAAGGAACAAAAATACCTTGATCAATCGCATTATTTAAAAATAAGACTTTAGCTGGTTCGATAATAATTGCTAATAAAGGTAACAATTTAGCATCAATAATAACATTGATCCCAGCTGTTGCAGCATTGGTTGCAGCACCTATAAATGGTCCCACAATATAAAAGGAGACAACTGCCATCAACATACCAACTATCCCAATTGAAAAATTATTAACTAACATTTCAAAACCGGATTTTATTTTACCTTCCAATAATTCATCCACTTTTTTGATAACAACTGCTCCGATCGGACCTAAAATCATAGCGGCTAAAAACATCGGAATTTCTGATCCAAAAATAGCTCCTGAAGCAGCAACAACTCCTGCCACTGCCCCTCTTTGGCCATAGATCATACGACCGCCAGTAAACGCTATCAATATAGGTAATAAAAATTGAAGCATTGGCCCTATCATTGTCGCTAAGTCCTTATTAGGAAACCATCCTGAATCAAGAAAGAGGGCTGTGATTAAGCCCCATGCTATAAATGCACCAATATTTGGTATAACCATACCAGCTAAAAAGCCACCAAACTTCTGAATCTTCATTTTAAAATCCATAGTCATTCTCCTCTTTATTAAATGTATGTAACTTAAAACATGCTATCTCCACCATTTAAATTTAACGCTTGACCTGTAATATAATCTGCCTCATCACTTAATAAAAAGCAAACAGCTTTAGCAATATCTTCTAGTGTCCCTAAACGTCTTAATGGTATTTTATTTTTAAAATAATCCATTACCATATCTGGTTCTAAATTTCTTTTTTTACCATAATCTACTTTTTGTTGATCCCACATTGGTGTGTAAATAACACCTGGACAAACACTGTTAACACGTATTCCCATTGGGGCAAACTCGGCTGACAATGATTGTGTCAAACCAATGACACCAAATTTACTTGAACAATATGCCTGATAATGACTCGTCCCAATTTTACCTGACTGTGAGGACATATTAACAATACTACCTTTACCTTTTTCAAGCATTTGCGTTATTGCTTCTTTACAGCATAAAAACTGTCCTTTTAAATTGATGTTCAGTGTTTGATCCCATAATTCTTCCGTATGTTCAAAGAATGGCGTAATTTTGGATATTCCCGCATTATTCACCCAATAATCAACTAAACCATATTTTTCCTTAACAATAGCTCCGACTTCTTGAATATTTTTCATATCAGTCACATCTAATTGCAAAGCTAGGGCCTGTCCGCCATTATTTAAAATATCAGTTACAACATGCTCTGCACCTGCCAAATTAATATCTGTCACAACTACTTTAGCACCTTCTTTAGCTAACTGATGACAAATACCTTCACCTAATCCACTTGCTCCGCCTGTAACTAGAGCTACTTTATCTGTAAATTTCATATTAATTGCTCCCTCCACAACCTTTAAGAGGTAATGACGTCGTTACCTCTTTGAGATATATATTAGCACAATCTAATTAATTGTCAACGAAATATTCTTTATTTCCTTATGTTAACTTATGTACAAACTATTATAACTACGTTATAATGAAAAATAAGTAACGATGTCATAACAAGAGAGGTATCAACTTTGGAAAATAAATTGCAACAAAACTGCTTAAAAAATGGTCCAATTCCTTTATACTATCAACTAAAAGAGTTGATTATCGAAAATATAAATAATGGTAACTATCCGATCAACAAAAAAATTCCCACTGAAAAAGAGCTTATGACTTCTTTTGATGTAAGCCGTACAACTGTTAGGCAAGCTATCGATATCTTAGTAAATGATGGACAACTAGAGCGACGTCGAGGAATTGGTACTTTCGTATCAGAACCAAATAAAAAATTAAATACCCTAGACTTAAAAGAACTAAATAGCTACATGGATATATTAGAAAAACAAGGATTACAAGGTAAGACTACTGTTCTTGAACAAACTATTGTCCAAGCAACTCCTTTTTTAACAAAAATTTTTGGTAAACATTATCAACAATTTTATCGTTTAGAAAGATTACGCTATGTTGATAAGAATCCATCATTACTCGTTACAACTTATGTTCCTTATGAACGTTTTCCTAATTTATATCATTATGATTTTAGTCAAGTTTCGCTGTTCGATACGCTAAAAAAAGACTACGCTGTCAAGATAAAATACGCTACCAAAACATTTAATGCTATGAATGTAAATCAAAGCGATGCTAAATTTTTAAAAATCAGTGAGCATAATGCTATTCAATTAGTCAAAACAGTCACATATGATCATGATGATACTCCGATAGAGTATTCATTATCAAGAGATCGTGGAGATCTATCAAGATTTAATATCACGCTTACTTATAATGATTAATAAAAAAACTTTTCCATTAAAATAATGGAAAAGTTTTTTTATTCAACACTAAAATGATGAATTTTATTATATTGACGCCCAATTGCTACATCTAAAGTTTGTTTTTTATTATTATAAACCCCACTCCACTGAGTAGCATCATCTTCCTCTTGCTTATTTGTACTAACCGCTTTTAATAAATTCATTGAATCTGCTAATTCCAACTGCCCTTTTTTATCTTTTAAAGTCGTCATAATTTTCTTGTAACGATCTTGACCTTTTCCTTGATTGAACTTCTTACCTGGTGTTAGATAAAAATTAGTCGCACCAAAATACTTATCTTCAGGTGTTAAAATAGTCATTTTATTATTAATATACTCAACAATTACTGTCTTACCACTGGCATCAGTAATTTGATAATGGTAAGCCACACCAGCTGAGTCATGCATATCATATTTCTTTAATAACTCAATCGCCTCATCCACATTAGCAGCCTTATCTAAAACTAAACGAATGGCCGTTGTACTGGTAATATCAACTTTTTCTGT is a window of Vagococcus intermedius DNA encoding:
- the tkt gene encoding transketolase; the protein is MTKPISQLTVDTIRTLCIDIIEKSKSGHPGMPLGSAPMAYTLWSDFLKFSPNHSEWLNRDRFVLAAGHGSSMLYTLLHLYGYPEMTLTELKNFRQLGSKTPGHPEFGHTKGVDATSGPLGQGIASAVGVAIAEAHMGATYNKPNFKLIDHYTYAICGDGDLMEGVSGEASSLAGHLKLDKLIVLYDSNDISLDGELNKSFSENVSQRYKSYGWQVIHVENGNGLLEINEALKKAKSDTERPTLIEVKTTIGFGSPNKQGTSSSHGSPLGAEESILTKESYGWPIEESFFIPDEVKKHTLKIGAKGDQEYNKWLSLLNDYKEEYPADYERLEKAVNFDYEPSLLNFSPIAEDTNEATRVSSSKLLNDIASQVPSLVGGSADLFCSNLTYQKNGGDFMPGKYGNKNIWFGVREFAMGAIANGMYLHGGVRPYISTFLVFSDYLKPAIRMAALMKLPVIYIFSHDSIAVGEDGPTHEPIEQLAGLRSMPNVNVIRPADAKEMQAAWQVALESKETPTALIVTRQNLAVLKNSQEYITTGVSKGAYIVSDSEAEGLLLASGSEVNLAIEAQQELAKQGIQVKVVSMPSWELFEKQSKDYQESILPKHLTKRVSIEMGTRFGWSEYVGTTGISLSIERYGESAPADELLSLFGFTVDKVTEAYHSL
- a CDS encoding PTS sugar transporter subunit IIA; translation: MQVNMENILFGLESTKKEEAIRLAGDVLLKDGLIEEPYIESMLAKEATDITYIGNGIAIPHGLSDAKKYVNSSGISVLHFPKGIQYDDNIAYIIIGIAGKDNDHLILLQELAIKLSDPSFVEELVKAPTKEIFTSLFNSEV
- a CDS encoding PTS mannitol transporter subunit IICB: MDFKMKIQKFGGFLAGMVIPNIGAFIAWGLITALFLDSGWFPNKDLATMIGPMLQFLLPILIAFTGGRMIYGQRGAVAGVVAASGAIFGSEIPMFLAAMILGPIGAVVIKKVDELLEGKIKSGFEMLVNNFSIGIVGMLMAVVSFYIVGPFIGAATNAATAGINVIIDAKLLPLLAIIIEPAKVLFLNNAIDQGIFVPLGAAEILEHGGKTLFYMLVSSPAPGAGILLAYSYFGKGNSKKSAPSALLIQFVGGIHEVYFPYVLMKPVMFLAVIGGGIAQIIVWVLLKAGLAGYPHPGSIISFIIMLPKGGAISVLLGILAGIAASFFIAAFFLKIDKSSGEEEDVSLSDDIGEMLGVPVEKKGQSNSVIKNSYKVEDIKLIVFACDAGIGSSAMGSGIVKKKVREAGLDIQVENFAVDSVPKDVKVIVTHENLYDRAVLAAPNAVVRTVKSFLNDPEYDILVADLLEGEVSSCK
- a CDS encoding SDR family NAD(P)-dependent oxidoreductase → MKFTDKVALVTGGASGLGEGICHQLAKEGAKVVVTDINLAGAEHVVTDILNNGGQALALQLDVTDMKNIQEVGAIVKEKYGLVDYWVNNAGISKITPFFEHTEELWDQTLNINLKGQFLCCKEAITQMLEKGKGSIVNMSSQSGKIGTSHYQAYCSSKFGVIGLTQSLSAEFAPMGIRVNSVCPGVIYTPMWDQQKVDYGKKRNLEPDMVMDYFKNKIPLRRLGTLEDIAKAVCFLLSDEADYITGQALNLNGGDSMF
- a CDS encoding GntR family transcriptional regulator, with amino-acid sequence MENKLQQNCLKNGPIPLYYQLKELIIENINNGNYPINKKIPTEKELMTSFDVSRTTVRQAIDILVNDGQLERRRGIGTFVSEPNKKLNTLDLKELNSYMDILEKQGLQGKTTVLEQTIVQATPFLTKIFGKHYQQFYRLERLRYVDKNPSLLVTTYVPYERFPNLYHYDFSQVSLFDTLKKDYAVKIKYATKTFNAMNVNQSDAKFLKISEHNAIQLVKTVTYDHDDTPIEYSLSRDRGDLSRFNITLTYND